From Girardinichthys multiradiatus isolate DD_20200921_A chromosome 3, DD_fGirMul_XY1, whole genome shotgun sequence, the proteins below share one genomic window:
- the syt11b gene encoding synaptotagmin-11b isoform X2 codes for MADIIELGSAYAMSPVLAGFLGAGVLVLVVVVLVLLWSFCQRRYLRVTGRYKLHGDRYCDAEDPPYKFIHMLKGISIYPESLSSSKRIVRGIRRAERSERDGERSCPAGGATGRGMVLVDAENNILDIPGQLQMSHLVPPSGTAPAHSQARLERALPVRADYCCLDSSSASSSQTSSKTASPFTPASSEPEPEPNLGSLSLTVDYNFPKKALVVTIVGARGLPAIDEQAGSSDPYVKMTILPEKKHRVKTRVLRKTLDPIFDETFTFYGVAYSSLPELTLHFLVLSFDRFARDDVIGEAVVPLKGVDPSTGRVHLSQQITKRNMQVRMAALQAFQGFSTLYNTEHVTHTEIRWKQQLVEFSWRLGIILSGSDGLTLLLGRQDVKVQPPPIPQQILDPMLETAATCSEGTGSF; via the exons ATGGCGGACATCATCGAGCTGGGATCCGCCTACG cCATGTCTCCGGTGCTAGCGGGGTTCCTTGGAGCTGGTGTTCTGGTTTTGGTTGTGGTGGTTCTGGTCCTGCTCTGGTCGTTCTGTCAGCGCCGGTACCTCCGGGTTACTGGACGCTACAAGCTGCACGGCGACCGATACTGCGACGCAGAGGACCCCCCCTATAAATTCATCCACATGCTGAAGGGGATCAGCATTTACCCAGAATCCCTCAGCAGCAGCAAGAGGATCGTCCGAGGAATCCGGCGCGCTGAGCGATCGGAGCGTGACGGAGAGCGCAGCTGCCCCGCCGGCGGTGCCACAGGGAGGGGTATGGTCCTGGTGGATGCAGAGAACAACATCCTGGACATCCCTGGTCAGCTGCAGATGAGTCACCTGGTCCCTCCCTCCGGGACGGCCCCGGCCCACAGCCAGGCCAGGCTAGAACGGGCTTTACCTGTCCGTGCCGATTACTGCTGTCTAGACAGCAGCTCGGCCAGCAGTAGCCAGACCAGCAGCAAGACAGCATCCCCTTTCACCCCCGCCTCCTCGGAGCCAGAACCTGAACCCAACCTGGGCTCCCTCAGCCTCACCGTTGACTACAACTTCCCCAAGAAGGCCCTGGTGGTGACCATCGTCGGGGCCCGGGGCCTCCCTGCGATAGATGAACAGGCCGGGAGCTCAGACCCCTACGTGAAGATGACCATACTGCCCGAGAAGAAGCACCGCGTCAAGACCCGCGTGCTGAGGAAGACCCTGGACCCGATCTTCGACGAGACCTTCACCTTCTACGGTGTTGCCTACAGCTCGCTGCCCGAGCTCACCCTGCACTTCCTGGTCCTCAGCTTCGACCGCTTCGCCCGAGATGATGTCATCGGAGAGGCGGTGGTACCTCTGAAAGGCGTGGACCCTAGCACGGGCCGGGTCCACTTGAGCCAGCAGATCACCAAAAGGAACATGCAGGTGAGGATGGCCGCCCTGCAGGCCTTCCAGGGCTTTTCCACTCTCTACAACACAG AACATGTGACCCATACTGAGATAAGGTGGAAACAGCAACTTGTGGAGTTTAGTTGGAGACTCGGGATAATCCTGTCAGGGTCTGACGGACTGACTCTGCTGTTGGGTCGTCAAGATGTTAAAGTTCAACCTCCACCGATTCCACAACAAATACTCGACCCCATGTTGGAGACCGCGGCAACATGTTCTGAAGGCACCGGTTCTTTCTAG
- the syt11b gene encoding synaptotagmin-11b isoform X1 codes for MADIIELGSAYAMSPVLAGFLGAGVLVLVVVVLVLLWSFCQRRYLRVTGRYKLHGDRYCDAEDPPYKFIHMLKGISIYPESLSSSKRIVRGIRRAERSERDGERSCPAGGATGRGMVLVDAENNILDIPGQLQMSHLVPPSGTAPAHSQARLERALPVRADYCCLDSSSASSSQTSSKTASPFTPASSEPEPEPNLGSLSLTVDYNFPKKALVVTIVGARGLPAIDEQAGSSDPYVKMTILPEKKHRVKTRVLRKTLDPIFDETFTFYGVAYSSLPELTLHFLVLSFDRFARDDVIGEAVVPLKGVDPSTGRVHLSQQITKRNMQCESRGELLASLSYQPVSHRLSVVVLKARHLPKMDMTGLSANPYVKVNVFYGRKRIAKKKTHVKKCTLNPVFNESFIYDIPPELLPEISVEFLVVDFDRTTKNEVLGCLLLGLHSPSSSGASHWREVCENPRRQISKWHNLSEY; via the exons ATGGCGGACATCATCGAGCTGGGATCCGCCTACG cCATGTCTCCGGTGCTAGCGGGGTTCCTTGGAGCTGGTGTTCTGGTTTTGGTTGTGGTGGTTCTGGTCCTGCTCTGGTCGTTCTGTCAGCGCCGGTACCTCCGGGTTACTGGACGCTACAAGCTGCACGGCGACCGATACTGCGACGCAGAGGACCCCCCCTATAAATTCATCCACATGCTGAAGGGGATCAGCATTTACCCAGAATCCCTCAGCAGCAGCAAGAGGATCGTCCGAGGAATCCGGCGCGCTGAGCGATCGGAGCGTGACGGAGAGCGCAGCTGCCCCGCCGGCGGTGCCACAGGGAGGGGTATGGTCCTGGTGGATGCAGAGAACAACATCCTGGACATCCCTGGTCAGCTGCAGATGAGTCACCTGGTCCCTCCCTCCGGGACGGCCCCGGCCCACAGCCAGGCCAGGCTAGAACGGGCTTTACCTGTCCGTGCCGATTACTGCTGTCTAGACAGCAGCTCGGCCAGCAGTAGCCAGACCAGCAGCAAGACAGCATCCCCTTTCACCCCCGCCTCCTCGGAGCCAGAACCTGAACCCAACCTGGGCTCCCTCAGCCTCACCGTTGACTACAACTTCCCCAAGAAGGCCCTGGTGGTGACCATCGTCGGGGCCCGGGGCCTCCCTGCGATAGATGAACAGGCCGGGAGCTCAGACCCCTACGTGAAGATGACCATACTGCCCGAGAAGAAGCACCGCGTCAAGACCCGCGTGCTGAGGAAGACCCTGGACCCGATCTTCGACGAGACCTTCACCTTCTACGGTGTTGCCTACAGCTCGCTGCCCGAGCTCACCCTGCACTTCCTGGTCCTCAGCTTCGACCGCTTCGCCCGAGATGATGTCATCGGAGAGGCGGTGGTACCTCTGAAAGGCGTGGACCCTAGCACGGGCCGGGTCCACTTGAGCCAGCAGATCACCAAAAGGAACATGCAG tGTGAGAGTCGTGGAGAGCTGCTGGCGTCTCTGTCCTACCAGCCGGTGTCCCATCGCCTCAGCGTGGTCGTCCTGAAGGCTCGCCACCTGCCCAAGATGGACATGACGGGCCTGTCAGCCA ATCCATATGTGAAGGTGAACGTCTTCTATGGCCGTAAACGCATTGCCAAGAAGAAGACCCACGTGAAGAAATGCACGCTGAACCCGGTCTTCAATGAGTCCTTCATCTATGACATCCCACCAGAGCTTCTACCCGAGATCTCCGTGGAGTTCCTGGTGGTGGACTTCGACCGGACCACCAAGAACGAGGTGCTGGGTTGCCTGCTGCTTGGCCTCCACAGCCCATCCTCCTCCGGCGCCTCTCACTGGAGGGAGGTGTGTGAAAACCCGCGCCGGCAGATCTCCAAATGGCACAACCTGAGCGAGTActga